One window of Nymphaea colorata isolate Beijing-Zhang1983 chromosome 1, ASM883128v2, whole genome shotgun sequence genomic DNA carries:
- the LOC116246355 gene encoding dof zinc finger protein DOF1.4-like — MVITSSQLCVDSSQWPQIQERGLMPSPSSSSSSRVMEQAAGIKNPADSALKCPRCDSSNTKFCYYNNYSLSQPRHFCKTCKRYWTRGGTLRNVPVGGGCRKNKRVKRTTTFDHGGPSSHLKTTALVPSNATSSSQPTLPPTPPLSSLPTSTSATATTTSSPLQNPTFLNHEFHINSSLVSSLKSVLSSGAGFPAKENALECNFLQDHNGFSGISQISGASSLFPTTFSHLGQPLDGLSGNFSSSILSEGPWRHVQQQNFFLPLEELSNSGTQPKVSEENLRNLSVKIEEDGKRMGHLEWHVSNQAMFGTNNNEPSLYWNPSVGSWPDVTNYGSSIASLM; from the exons ATGGTGATAACATCCTCACAGCTTTGCGTGGACTCCTCTCAGTGGCCACAG ATTCAGGAGAGGGGCTTGATGCCATCGCCATCTTCTTCCTCGTCCTCCAGGGTCATGGAACAGGCAGCAGGTATTAAAAACCCAGCTGATTCTGCCCTCAAGTGCCCCAGATGTGATTCCTCAAACACCAAGTTCTGCTACTACAACAACTACAGCCTCTCCCAGCCCAGACACTTCTGCAAGACATGCAAGCGTTATTGGACCAGAGGGGGAACGCTGAGGAATGTTCCTGTGGGTGGTGGCTGCAGGAAGAACAAACGGGTGAAGAGAACCACGACCTTTGACCATGGCGGCCCTTCTTCTCATCTCAAGACCACAGCACTGGTGCCATCAAATGCAACATCTTCTTCCCAACCAACCCTACCACCAACACCACCACTCTCATCCTTGCCCACTAGCACTTCTGCAACAGCCACCACAACCAGCAGTCCTCTCCAAAACCCAACTTTTCTTAACCATGAATTTCATATCAACAGCTCTCTTGTGTCATCGCTAAAGTCTGTTCTCTCTTCTGGGGCAGGCTTTCCTGCAAAGGAGAACGCCCTTGAGTGCAATTTCCTGCAGGATCACAATGGGTTTAGCGGCATAAGTCAAATTTCTGGGGCATCTTCTCTATTCCCAACCACGTTTTCTCATCTGGGTCAGCCTCTTGATGGCCTCAGCGGTAATTTCTCAAGCAGTATTCTGTCAGAAGGTCCATGGAGACATGTCCAACAGCAGAATTTTTTTCTACCGCTGGAGGAATTGAGCAACAGTGGCACTCAACCAAAGGTGAgtgaagaaaatttgagaaatttgaGCGTGAAGATCGAGGAGGACGGCAAGCGCATGGGTCACTTAGAGTGGCATGTATCGAATCAGGCCATGTTTGGGACCAATAACAATGAACCATCTCTTTATTGGAACCCAAGCGTTGGGTCATGGCCTGATGTTACAAATTATGGGTCAAGTATAGCTTCTTTGATGTAG